One genomic region from Apodemus sylvaticus chromosome 1, mApoSyl1.1, whole genome shotgun sequence encodes:
- the Tpp1 gene encoding tripeptidyl-peptidase 1 → MGLQARLLGLFALVIAGKCTYSPEPDQRWKLPPGWVSLGRVDPEEELSLTFALKQQNLERLSELVQAVSDPSSPRYGKYLTLEDVAELVQPSPLTLRTVQKWLSAAGARNCDSVTTQDFLTCWLSVWQAELLLPGAEFHRYVGGAAKTHVIRSPHPYQLPQALAPHVDFVGGLHRFPPSSSLRQRPEPQGVGTVSLHLGVTPSVLRQRYNLTAQDVGSGTTNNSQACAQFLEQYFHNSDLTEFMRLFGGSFAHQASVAKVVGKQGRGRAGIEASLDVEYLMSAGANITTWVYSSPGRHEAQEPFLQWLLLLSNESSLPHVHTVSYGDDEDSLSSTYIQRVNTEFMKAAARGLTLLFASGDTGAGCWSVSGRHKFRPSFPASSPYVTTVGGTSFKNPFLITNEVVDYISGGGFSNVFPQPSYQEEAVAKFLKSSSHLPPSSYFNASGRAYPDVAALSDGYWVVSNMVPIPWVSGTSASTPVFGGILSLINEHRILNGRPPLGFLNPRLYQQHGAGLFDVTHGCHESCLNEEVEGQGFCSGPGWDPVTGWGTPNFPALLKTLLNP, encoded by the exons ATGGGACTCCAAGCCCG CCTCCTAGGGCTCTTTGCTCTCGTCATCGCTGGCAAATGCACTTACAGCCCTGAGCCGGATCAGCGGTGGAA GCTGCCTCCAGGCTGGGTGTCCCTGGGCCGAGTGGATCCCGAGGAAGAGCTGAGTCTCACTTTTGCGCTGAAACAGCAGAACCTGGAAAGACTCTCGGAGCTGGTGCAGGCTGTGTCGGATCCCAGCTCTCCTCGATATG GAAAGTACCTAACCCTAGAGGATGTAGCTGAGCTGGTCCAACCATCACCACTGACCCTCCGAACTGTCCAAAAATGGCTTTCAGCAGCCGGAGCCCGGAACTGTGACTCAGTGACCACCCAGGACTTTCTGACTTGCTGGCtgagtgtctg GCAGGCTGAGCTGCTGCTCCCCGGAGCTGAGTTCCATCGCTATGTAGGGGGAGCTGCAAAGACCCATGTTATAAGATCTCCACATCCCTACCAGCTTCCCCAGGCCTTGGCCCCTCATGTGGATTTTG TGGGGGGGCTGCACCGTTTCCCCCCTTCGTCATCTCTAAGACAACGTCCAGAACCACAAGGGGTAGGAACTGTTAGCCTGCACCTGGGAGTGACTCCGTCTGTGCTCCGTCAGCGATACAACCTGACTGCCCAAGACGTGGGCTCTGGCACCACCAACAATAGCCAGGCCTGTGCCCAG TTCCTGGAACAGTACTTCCATAACTCGGACCTGACTGAGTTCATGCGCCTGTTCGGTGGCAGTTTTGCACACCAGGCCTCGGTTGCAAAAGTGGTTGGCAAGCAGGGGCGAGGCCGAGCTGGGATCGAGGCCAGTCTAGATGTGGAATACCTGATGAGTGCTGGTGCCAATATCACCACTTGGGTCTACAGTAGTCCTG GCCGCCACGAGGCACAGGAGCCCTTCTTACAATGGCTCCTGCTTCTTAGCAATGAGTCATCCTTGCCGCATGTACATACTGTGAGTTATGGAGACGATGAAGACTCCCTCAGCAGCACCTATATCCAAAGAGTCAACACTGAGTTCATGAAGGCTGCCGCTCGGGGTCTCACCCTCCTTTTTGCTTCAG GTGACACTGGAGCTGGGTGTTGGTCTGtctctggaagacacaagttCCGTCCTAGCTTCCCTGCTTCTAG CCCCTATGTCACTACAGTAGGAGGAACCTCTTTCAAGAATCCTTTCCTCATCACAAATGAAGTAGTTGACTATATCAGTGGTGGAGGCTTCAGCAATGTTTTCCCACAGCCTTCCTACCAG GAGGAAGCAGTAGCCAAGTTCTTGAAATCCAGCTCTCATCTACCACCATCTAGCTACTTCAATGCTAGCGGCCGTGCCTACCCAGATGTCGCCGCACTTTCTGATGGCTACTGGGTGGTCAGCAACATGGTCCCCATTCCATGGGTGTCTGGAACCTCG GCCTCTACTCCAGTGTTTGGGGGAATTTTATCCTTGATAAATGAGCACAGGATCCTCAATGGCCGCCCCCCTCTTGGCTTTCTCAATCCCAGGCTCTATCAGCAGCATGGGGCAGGACTCTTTGAT GTGACCCATGGCTGCCACGAGTCCTGTCTGAATGAAGAAGTGGAGGGTCAGGGTTTCTGCTCTGGTCCTGGCTGGGATCCTGTGACAGGTTGGGGAACACCCAACTTCCCAGCCCTACTGAAGACCCTACTCAACCCTTGA